One window from the genome of Nitrosospira multiformis encodes:
- the pdxA gene encoding 4-hydroxythreonine-4-phosphate dehydrogenase PdxA — MISPGISVTPKLALTAGEPAGIGPDLCVQIAQRNLPCGLIVIADRELLRERARLLRLPLEIINYSPLSNTEHRIGCLQVLHIPLAVPATSGKLDPANARYVLETLEHAVDRCMNREFDAIVTAPVHKGIINDAGIAFTGHTEYLAQLTNSRVVMMLAGGGMRVTLATTHLPLKDVAAAITREILEQKLRIIHHDLITRFAVERPRIAVAGLNPHAGESGHLGREEIDIIIPLLEELRDEGMNLIGPLPADTLFNPSHLKNYDCVFAMYHDQGLPVLKHASFGTGVNITLGLPIIRTSVDHGTALDLAATGRADPGSLLAAIDMAMMLAGNRK, encoded by the coding sequence ATGATCTCTCCTGGAATTTCCGTAACGCCCAAGCTGGCCCTCACCGCGGGTGAGCCTGCCGGAATCGGTCCGGATTTGTGTGTACAAATCGCTCAGCGGAATCTGCCATGCGGGCTGATCGTTATCGCCGACCGTGAGTTGTTGCGAGAGCGCGCCCGGTTGTTACGGCTTCCACTGGAAATAATAAACTACTCCCCGCTCAGCAACACCGAACACAGAATCGGCTGCTTGCAAGTACTGCACATACCGCTGGCTGTACCGGCGACTTCTGGAAAACTTGATCCAGCCAATGCGCGCTATGTTCTGGAAACGCTAGAGCATGCCGTTGATAGGTGCATGAATCGTGAATTCGATGCGATAGTAACTGCGCCGGTACATAAAGGTATCATTAATGACGCCGGTATCGCGTTCACCGGTCACACGGAATATCTTGCCCAGCTCACGAACAGCCGGGTAGTCATGATGCTGGCGGGCGGCGGCATGCGGGTAACGCTGGCCACCACTCATCTACCGCTAAAGGACGTCGCGGCGGCCATCACCCGCGAAATACTGGAGCAAAAACTGCGAATTATTCATCACGACTTGATCACACGCTTCGCCGTCGAGAGGCCCCGCATCGCCGTGGCGGGACTGAACCCTCATGCGGGTGAATCAGGCCATCTTGGAAGAGAGGAAATAGACATTATCATTCCTTTGCTGGAAGAACTGCGTGACGAAGGCATGAATTTAATTGGCCCGCTACCCGCCGACACGCTATTCAATCCTTCACACCTGAAGAATTACGATTGTGTATTCGCCATGTATCACGATCAGGGACTGCCGGTGCTAAAACATGCCAGCTTTGGCACAGGCGTGAACATTACATTGGGGCTTCCTATTATCCGCACATCGGTAGATCATGGCACTGCCCTGGATCTAGCGGCAACCGGCCGGGCCGATCCCGGCAGTTTACTGGCGGCAATTGATATGGCTATGATGCTGGCCGGAAATCGGAAGTAG
- a CDS encoding transglycosylase SLT domain-containing protein has protein sequence MKLLSPLAFTFTVLLTYSLAQSANATIYWFTDENGVAHFSNVPTDKRYVPFTSTNDTVAKKTIPGTRDRQPDMPAKAQYGAIIEEIAGIYALESALVHAVVSAESAYNATAVSKKGAAGLMQLMPDTARRYGATDRFDPVQNLHAGTRYLSDLLKMFNGNVSLALAAYNAGENNVVKYGNQIPPFQETRMYVPKVLDLYRKYQVSMKLPPVRRGI, from the coding sequence ATGAAACTTCTTTCGCCCCTTGCATTCACCTTTACGGTCTTGTTGACCTACAGCCTGGCGCAGTCAGCCAATGCGACTATCTATTGGTTTACCGACGAAAATGGTGTCGCACATTTCAGCAATGTACCCACGGATAAACGTTACGTTCCGTTTACGTCGACCAACGACACCGTTGCCAAGAAAACAATTCCCGGCACACGTGACAGGCAGCCTGATATGCCGGCCAAGGCTCAGTATGGCGCCATCATCGAAGAAATTGCCGGGATTTACGCCCTGGAAAGTGCACTGGTACATGCCGTGGTTTCCGCGGAATCTGCTTACAACGCCACGGCAGTATCGAAAAAAGGCGCGGCGGGCCTGATGCAGCTCATGCCGGATACCGCGCGGCGATATGGCGCCACCGACCGTTTCGATCCCGTACAGAATCTTCATGCCGGTACCCGATATCTGAGTGACTTGCTGAAAATGTTCAATGGCAATGTAAGCCTGGCACTGGCTGCTTACAATGCAGGGGAGAACAATGTCGTTAAGTATGGAAATCAGATTCCGCCGTTCCAAGAGACCCGGATGTATGTGCCAAAAGTACTGGATCTTTATCGCAAATATCAGGTCAGCATGAAGCTGCCCCCGGTACGACGAGGAATCTGA
- the rsmA gene encoding 16S rRNA (adenine(1518)-N(6)/adenine(1519)-N(6))-dimethyltransferase RsmA, whose amino-acid sequence MQHTPRKRFGQNFLIDRPIIADIVRAIHPGKDDLLVEIGPGLGALTRPLLQSLDHLQVVEIDRNIVERLHREFLEERLTIHSADALEFDFSVLGKNLRVVGNLPYNISTPLLFHLARFADGIRDMHFMLQKEVVARMVAQPSTPDYGRLSVMLQCRFEMEQLFIVSPECFHPAPKVESAVVRMIPRRQPLIAANKESIFAGIVSAAFSQRRKTLRNTLHGYLKPEDYTALEVDPGKRAENLSVTQFVAIADYLSERQLLP is encoded by the coding sequence ATGCAGCACACTCCCCGTAAGCGTTTCGGCCAGAATTTCTTGATTGATCGCCCAATCATCGCGGATATCGTTCGCGCCATCCATCCGGGCAAAGACGATCTTCTAGTGGAGATCGGACCTGGATTAGGGGCCCTGACGCGTCCTCTGCTACAATCGCTCGATCATTTGCAAGTGGTGGAGATCGATCGTAATATCGTCGAACGCCTGCACCGGGAATTTTTGGAAGAGCGTCTGACGATACATTCGGCCGATGCGCTGGAATTCGACTTTTCCGTGCTTGGAAAGAATCTTCGGGTGGTGGGTAACCTGCCCTACAATATTTCCACGCCACTCCTGTTTCATTTGGCTCGATTCGCAGACGGTATCCGCGATATGCATTTCATGCTGCAAAAGGAAGTGGTGGCGCGCATGGTGGCTCAACCCTCCACTCCGGACTACGGACGGCTTTCGGTCATGCTGCAATGCCGCTTCGAAATGGAACAACTCTTCATCGTCTCCCCAGAATGCTTCCATCCCGCGCCAAAAGTAGAGTCGGCGGTTGTGCGCATGATTCCGCGCAGGCAACCGTTAATTGCAGCGAACAAGGAAAGCATATTTGCTGGAATTGTCTCCGCCGCGTTTTCGCAACGGCGTAAGACCCTGCGCAATACATTGCACGGATATCTCAAACCAGAAGACTACACGGCACTGGAAGTCGACCCGGGAAAGCGGGCAGAGAACTTATCCGTGACACAGTTTGTCGCGATTGCAGATTACTTAAGTGAACGGCAGCTTCTGCCGTAG
- a CDS encoding peptidylprolyl isomerase — protein sequence MGTKFLLRPPVLLAMFTAGIAIAQQPAYSSGIQSIDHIVAVVNENVITRNELDEMLKTAVKQLEKQGMQAPSRAVMEKQMLERIIVNRVQLQLAKETGLTVSDTELDQTIRRIAQENKLSLSEFHSALEEDGISFNKFRNEIRDEIILVRLKEREVNNRISVTEGEVDNFLHTQENSADSSEYRIAHILIQLPEQADAIKIEAMRQRAEAALAQLKDGVEFAKVAAEFSDASDAMQGGLLDWRPASQLTKRFADYVTPMKPGELSSIIQSPNGFHILKLVDRRNQNEAITMVDQTHARHILVKINELTSEGDARRRITDLKERLDNGGKFDELAKLHSEDASAASGGDLGWVSPGDTVPEFEHAMSALKDGEISGPVQSPFGWHLIQVIERRSQDMSKERQRQTARQAIRARKADSAFQDWLQRLRDRAYVEYRLEEG from the coding sequence ATGGGCACGAAATTTTTGTTACGTCCCCCTGTTCTGCTGGCTATGTTCACGGCCGGGATCGCTATTGCTCAACAACCGGCCTATTCCAGCGGTATTCAATCTATAGACCATATCGTCGCGGTTGTGAACGAGAATGTCATTACACGCAACGAACTGGATGAAATGCTTAAAACCGCCGTTAAACAATTAGAGAAACAGGGTATGCAGGCGCCCTCGCGGGCGGTAATGGAAAAGCAGATGCTGGAGCGCATCATCGTCAATCGCGTACAACTGCAACTCGCGAAAGAAACGGGCCTGACCGTCAGCGATACCGAACTCGACCAGACTATCCGCCGCATCGCCCAGGAGAACAAGCTGTCATTGTCGGAATTTCACAGCGCGCTTGAGGAGGATGGGATCAGCTTCAACAAATTCCGTAATGAAATTCGCGACGAAATTATCTTGGTACGGCTGAAAGAACGCGAGGTAAACAATCGGATAAGCGTAACCGAAGGTGAGGTGGACAATTTTTTGCATACGCAGGAAAACTCGGCAGACAGCAGCGAATACCGCATCGCCCATATTCTGATCCAGTTACCGGAGCAGGCGGATGCCATAAAAATCGAGGCTATGCGGCAGCGAGCAGAAGCGGCTCTGGCTCAATTGAAGGATGGCGTCGAGTTTGCCAAGGTTGCCGCCGAATTCTCCGATGCAAGCGACGCCATGCAAGGCGGCTTGCTGGATTGGCGCCCCGCCAGCCAGCTGACCAAGAGATTCGCCGATTACGTGACCCCAATGAAACCCGGTGAATTATCTTCGATAATCCAGAGCCCGAACGGCTTTCATATCCTCAAGCTGGTCGACCGGCGCAATCAAAACGAAGCCATAACGATGGTGGACCAGACCCATGCTCGCCATATTCTTGTCAAAATCAATGAGCTTACGTCCGAAGGCGATGCCCGGCGCCGAATAACGGACCTGAAAGAGCGTCTGGACAACGGTGGTAAATTTGATGAACTGGCGAAACTGCACTCTGAAGATGCGAGTGCTGCATCAGGAGGCGATTTGGGCTGGGTCTCGCCGGGTGACACCGTACCGGAGTTCGAGCACGCCATGAGCGCACTTAAGGACGGAGAAATCAGCGGACCGGTACAGTCCCCATTCGGCTGGCACCTGATTCAGGTAATTGAACGCCGTTCCCAGGACATGAGCAAGGAACGGCAGCGGCAAACGGCGCGCCAGGCAATCCGTGCGCGTAAAGCCGACTCGGCTTTCCAGGACTGGCTGCAACGATTGCGTGATCGGGCTTACGTCGAATACAGGCTGGAGGAAGGCTAA
- a CDS encoding LPS-assembly protein LptD: MKSRFSRSIRWSACLFCLVFNAHADTPPSTSKNRSERADPAAKAETKNNKPVFIDAERIQGHHEYEIEARGDTELRRGPVVSADQNNVPVKQSGSAPDSAPLQPQQNYTLSPAAKDGPASGLPVTAAESKDDASVLAGVEHLPGHLEREGEAQLRSGAQGGQTGPAPAPSAPAPALKDGSRLAMPGAGTEPGKNKPVTIGTEQIWGHLEQEGDTRLRLGGAVAPGDEPRLVALKDGSALTAPSTKPEKKEARPVFVSADRLEGHTGQEIDAIGKAELFNGDQFISADRMKYHQDTDIAEAQGGVRVEQRGDILEGSRLTFNLADKTGQLSDPNYRLKDASSRGNANMLLFEGEDRYRLRQATYTTCPAGDDDWYLQVDDVEIDNAKKVGTARKVKLTFKDTPILYTPWMDFSFSGKRKTGLLAPLYGYNVRTGIELTVPFYWNIAPNVDATISTRAMSRRGVALNSEFRYLGTTLNGNLIGEVLPTDLVTKETRYRVSFGHNQTFGQHWFTRLDYNRVSDDTYFRDLGNTMNLTSRTNLLQQGLVAYNRNLGDSGTLNVTSLVQQFQTIQDPLNPIVPPYKRLPQVTLTANKADVLGLDFNLVSSYTNFSHPTLVSGQRVTFFPSVSYPMRSAFGYITPKVGLHHTTYNLESPGSSSGVPQDTDPSRTLPLFSVDSSVMFDRKTELRGERFTQTLEPRLFYVYVPFRDQNSLPNFDSAKTDFSFAQILTENRFSGSDRINDANQMTFALTSRLIEADTGKERLRLAAGYQLSFIDRRITLDAPSTINRRPDFIAAISGFITPTISTDTSVQFDHSRLMADVVRSGLSYRPEPGRVINFGYRFTRDVLHQVDASSQWRWSERWQTVTRLNYSVQDQKILEALAGLEYNACCWSLRFVVQHLTLATQRTTTAAFLQLELNGLMQIGSNPLQVLQRSIPGYTRTGSQGSGTVEGP; encoded by the coding sequence ATGAAATCGCGTTTCTCCCGCTCCATCCGCTGGTCTGCCTGTTTATTCTGCCTTGTATTCAATGCACATGCCGACACGCCACCCTCAACATCGAAAAACAGGAGTGAACGGGCAGACCCGGCCGCCAAGGCAGAAACCAAGAATAACAAACCTGTATTCATCGATGCGGAACGCATACAAGGTCATCATGAATATGAAATCGAGGCCAGGGGCGATACCGAGTTGCGCCGCGGCCCTGTTGTCTCAGCCGATCAAAATAACGTACCCGTCAAACAGTCCGGCAGTGCGCCGGACAGTGCCCCATTGCAGCCGCAGCAGAACTATACACTATCGCCGGCTGCAAAAGATGGACCCGCTTCAGGATTGCCTGTTACCGCTGCGGAAAGCAAAGACGATGCGTCTGTATTGGCTGGGGTCGAGCACTTGCCAGGACATCTTGAACGGGAGGGAGAGGCTCAACTGCGTAGTGGTGCCCAAGGCGGCCAAACCGGACCGGCGCCGGCCCCATCGGCGCCGGCCCCCGCGTTAAAAGATGGAAGCAGGCTGGCAATGCCGGGTGCGGGGACAGAACCCGGTAAAAATAAGCCCGTAACCATCGGGACCGAGCAAATTTGGGGACACCTTGAGCAGGAAGGCGATACCCGGCTGCGGCTGGGCGGCGCGGTGGCGCCGGGCGATGAGCCCCGATTGGTGGCGTTGAAAGATGGAAGTGCATTGACTGCTCCATCCACCAAGCCGGAAAAGAAAGAAGCTAGACCTGTGTTTGTTTCGGCGGATCGCCTGGAGGGTCACACCGGACAAGAGATTGATGCAATCGGGAAGGCTGAACTGTTTAACGGCGACCAGTTTATCTCTGCGGATCGAATGAAATACCATCAGGATACGGATATAGCCGAGGCCCAAGGCGGTGTGCGTGTCGAACAACGTGGAGATATATTGGAAGGTTCACGGCTCACGTTCAATCTGGCAGATAAAACCGGGCAATTGAGCGATCCCAACTATCGTTTAAAAGATGCAAGCAGCCGGGGCAACGCCAATATGCTGCTGTTTGAAGGCGAGGATCGATACCGGCTTCGGCAGGCGACCTATACAACATGTCCGGCTGGAGATGATGATTGGTATCTGCAAGTCGACGACGTCGAAATCGACAACGCAAAGAAAGTGGGTACCGCCCGGAAAGTGAAACTGACATTCAAGGATACTCCAATCCTGTATACGCCCTGGATGGATTTCTCGTTCAGCGGGAAACGCAAGACCGGACTTCTGGCCCCCCTGTATGGGTACAATGTCCGGACGGGTATAGAACTGACGGTGCCGTTCTACTGGAACATCGCACCCAACGTTGATGCAACAATCTCTACGCGCGCGATGTCGCGGCGTGGTGTCGCATTGAACAGCGAGTTCCGCTATCTGGGAACCACCTTAAATGGCAACTTGATTGGCGAGGTATTGCCAACCGACCTTGTTACCAAAGAAACCCGCTATCGTGTGTCGTTCGGGCATAATCAGACCTTCGGTCAGCATTGGTTCACCCGCCTGGACTACAACAGGGTATCCGACGACACCTACTTCCGCGATCTGGGTAATACCATGAATCTGACCTCCCGAACCAATCTATTGCAGCAGGGTCTGGTCGCCTACAATCGTAATCTGGGAGACAGCGGAACGCTGAATGTCACTTCACTTGTGCAGCAATTTCAGACTATCCAGGATCCCCTGAACCCGATTGTGCCTCCTTATAAGCGGCTACCGCAGGTTACCCTTACCGCGAATAAAGCCGATGTTCTCGGACTGGATTTCAATCTTGTCAGCAGTTACACGAACTTTTCCCACCCTACTCTGGTAAGCGGTCAACGGGTCACGTTCTTTCCCAGCGTCAGCTATCCTATGCGAAGCGCATTTGGTTATATCACTCCGAAGGTTGGTCTGCATCATACGACATATAACCTCGAGTCTCCTGGCTCATCCTCCGGCGTACCACAAGATACGGATCCGTCTCGCACCCTGCCACTGTTCAGCGTGGATAGCAGCGTCATGTTTGATCGAAAAACGGAATTGCGCGGAGAACGGTTCACTCAGACTCTCGAGCCACGGCTCTTTTACGTTTATGTGCCATTCCGTGACCAGAATTCACTACCCAATTTCGATTCCGCCAAGACGGATTTCAGTTTTGCCCAGATCTTGACCGAAAATCGCTTTAGTGGCAGCGACCGTATCAACGACGCAAATCAAATGACCTTCGCGCTTACATCCCGTCTGATTGAGGCGGATACCGGCAAAGAGCGTTTGCGGCTCGCCGCCGGTTATCAACTCAGCTTTATAGATCGCCGCATAACGCTGGACGCACCTTCGACAATCAACAGAAGACCGGATTTTATTGCCGCGATCTCGGGGTTTATCACCCCAACGATAAGCACCGATACCAGCGTGCAATTTGACCACAGCAGGCTGATGGCTGACGTGGTGCGTTCAGGCTTGAGCTATCGCCCCGAACCTGGCAGGGTAATAAACTTTGGCTACCGGTTTACCCGCGATGTGTTGCACCAGGTCGACGCGTCGTCACAGTGGCGGTGGTCGGAAAGATGGCAAACTGTGACACGGCTGAATTACTCGGTACAGGATCAGAAGATTCTGGAAGCGCTGGCGGGACTTGAGTATAATGCCTGTTGCTGGTCATTGCGGTTCGTGGTCCAGCATCTGACTCTTGCCACTCAGAGAACAACGACTGCGGCTTTTTTGCAACTTGAGTTGAATGGCCTGATGCAAATCGGATCAAATCCGCTACAGGTATTGCAGCGTAGCATTCCTGGATACACCAGGACCGGCAGCCAGGGGAGTGGCACAGTGGAGGGGCCATAG
- the mpl gene encoding UDP-N-acetylmuramate:L-alanyl-gamma-D-glutamyl-meso-diaminopimelate ligase: MHIHILGICGTFMGGVAAIAREAGHEVSGCDAGVYPPMSTQLEAQGIALIEGFSPEQIRLNPDLFVIGNVVTRGNPLIEEILNRNLPYISGPQWLSENILRDKWVLAVAGTHGKTTTSSMLAWILEYAGMKPGFLIGGIPRNFGLSARLGGSPFFVIEADEYDTAFFDKRSKFVHFRPRTAILNNLEFDHADIFADLAAIEQQFHYFVRVIPGNGLIVSNGKEGNLERVLTKGCWTLVERVGIADGWQVDILADGGAAIHFMGEVQGTLYWELLGEHNRMNALAALAAARHAGVPVSIAIAALMQFKNVKRRMEVRGEINGITVYDDFAHHPTAIRTTLEGLRNTGGARIIAVLEPRSNTMKMGIWKDSLADSLAVADLVFCYTANLGWNAKETLSGMGSRAASHDNLEQLIAAIVAAVRPGDRVLIMSNGGFGGIHEKLLKAIGETTTN; the protein is encoded by the coding sequence TTGCATATTCATATTCTCGGCATCTGTGGCACATTCATGGGTGGCGTCGCGGCAATCGCACGCGAAGCGGGTCATGAGGTGAGCGGCTGCGACGCAGGCGTTTATCCACCCATGAGTACGCAATTGGAGGCCCAGGGGATAGCGCTGATAGAGGGATTTTCCCCCGAACAAATCCGGCTGAATCCTGATTTGTTCGTAATCGGGAATGTGGTAACTCGCGGCAATCCGCTGATTGAGGAGATCCTCAACCGCAACCTTCCCTATATTTCAGGTCCGCAATGGCTATCTGAAAATATATTGCGCGACAAATGGGTTCTGGCGGTCGCGGGGACTCACGGCAAGACCACGACCAGTTCGATGCTGGCGTGGATACTCGAATACGCCGGCATGAAACCGGGGTTCCTGATTGGAGGCATACCACGGAACTTCGGGTTGTCGGCCAGACTGGGCGGTTCGCCCTTTTTTGTCATCGAAGCGGATGAATATGACACCGCTTTTTTCGACAAGCGTTCCAAGTTTGTTCACTTCCGCCCCAGAACCGCGATTCTCAATAACCTGGAATTCGATCACGCCGATATATTTGCGGACCTTGCGGCAATCGAACAGCAGTTTCACTATTTTGTACGCGTAATTCCTGGTAATGGTCTTATCGTCAGCAATGGGAAAGAGGGAAACCTGGAACGCGTGTTGACCAAAGGATGCTGGACGCTGGTGGAACGAGTAGGAATAGCCGATGGCTGGCAGGTGGATATCCTGGCCGATGGCGGGGCTGCAATCCATTTCATGGGCGAAGTCCAGGGAACATTGTATTGGGAGTTGCTGGGAGAACACAACCGCATGAATGCGCTGGCTGCGCTGGCTGCAGCTCGTCATGCCGGTGTGCCGGTCAGCATCGCTATCGCCGCGCTGATGCAATTCAAAAACGTGAAGCGCCGCATGGAAGTGCGCGGCGAAATCAATGGCATTACGGTATACGATGATTTTGCGCATCATCCCACTGCCATCCGAACGACTCTCGAAGGCTTACGCAACACCGGTGGCGCACGTATCATCGCTGTGCTGGAGCCCCGTTCCAACACCATGAAAATGGGCATATGGAAAGACAGCCTGGCGGATAGCCTTGCGGTGGCTGATCTGGTGTTTTGCTATACGGCCAATCTCGGCTGGAACGCGAAAGAGACATTGAGCGGCATGGGCAGTCGGGCGGCGAGCCATGACAATCTGGAGCAGCTAATCGCAGCCATCGTGGCTGCGGTTCGTCCTGGCGACCGTGTTCTCATCATGAGCAACGGTGGTTTCGGCGGTATCCACGAGAAATTGCTCAAGGCGATAGGAGAAACCACTACAAATTAA